A genomic segment from Ptychodera flava strain L36383 chromosome 23 unlocalized genomic scaffold, AS_Pfla_20210202 Scaffold_23__1_contigs__length_28996876_pilon, whole genome shotgun sequence encodes:
- the LOC139123854 gene encoding neuromedin-U receptor 2-like: MEPNNTSTLPDTADYRNSNTANFTHYDGNVKLIQVIEFSIANVGILNNLSFIFVVCKIRELQTKTNALLVNLALSDMTWLMNVFCSFFVAIPCTVNALSQFTPLIESCLTVAVISVERYIAICHPFKAYVMTSKNMAIAVSITWILSVALSSTEVGTCIDFLDAEGQDVYAIVCLCLIAAVLFACVILTSSLYALIACAMQRRKKSSMLTLHKVAFKETKQVLRTVVITNVVIFVSIIPSVVLFFIVVLQKDGVYRPTSPRIDTFYVFAQTAKILYTLNCSINPFIYKLCNSTYRNAVKSTYCPHFCAPRSGPVHPQVQDTAV, from the coding sequence ATGGAACCAAACAATACCAGTACTTTACCAGACACAGCAGACTACAGaaatagcaacactgcgaacttCACTCACTATGACGGAAATGTGAAACTTATCCAAGTTATCGAGTTCTCCATTGCCAATGTGGGTATTTTAAACAACCTGTCGTTCATTTTCGTGGTCTGCAAAATCAGGGAACTTCAAACCAAAACGAATGCCCTGTTGGTGAACTTGGCTTTATCTGATATGACTTGGCTCATGAACGTGTTTTGTAGTTTCTTTGTGGCAATCCCGTGCACGGTGAATGCGTTGAGCCAGTTTACACCTCTAATTGAGTCATGTTTGACCGTAGCTGTGATCAGTGTTGAGAGGTACATAGCTATCTGCCACCCTTTCAAGGCGTATGTAATGACAAGCAAAAATATGGCAATTGCTGTTTCTATCACGTGGATTCTGAGTGTTGCATTGTCGAGCACTGAAGTTGGGACTTGTATCGATTTCCTGGACGCCGAAGGACAAGATGTGTACGCAATAGTTTGCTTGTGTCTCATCGCTGCTGTTCTCTTTGCCTGTGTGATCCTGACGTCATCACTCTACGCTTTAATCGCATGCGCAATGCAGAGGAGAAAGAAGTCGTCAATGTTGACTCTGCATAAAGTGGCTTTCaaagaaaccaaacaggtcctCAGAACTGTTGTAATCACAAATGTTGTGATATTCGTCAGTATTATCCCGTCTGTCGTCTTATTTTTCATCGTTGTTCTGCAAAAAGATGGAGTGTACAGGCCTACTTCACCTAGGATTGACACTTTCTATGTGTTTGCGCAGACAGCcaaaattttatacactttaAATTGTTCCATCAATCCATTCATATACAAACTTTGCAACTCGACCTACCGGAATGCCGTCAAGAGCACTTATTGCCCGCATTTCTGTGCTCCCCGCAGTGGCCCAGTGCATCCTCAGGTACAAGATACAGCTGTATGA